The Fibrobacter sp. UWH6 genomic interval GCAGGCGCTTGATGTAGCCTTCCTTACTCAAGGTAATTACCTGTTCTTCTTCGGCAATCAGGTCTTCGTAGTCGTAATCGTCTACAGCATCTTCGATGGAGGTGCGGCGTTCGTCACCGAACTTAGCCACAACGGCATCCAGCTTTTCAAGCATAATGGCAATGCGACGTTCGCGCTTTTCCAGGATATCCTTCAAGTCGGCAACGAGAGCGATCAGTTCGTTGTATTCGTTTTCCAACTTTTCCAGGTTCAGGCCGGTAAGCTGGGCAAGACGCATGTCCACGATAGCCTGGGACTGAATTTCATCCAGGTTGAAGCGATCCTGCAAAGACTTCTTTGCGGCTTCGGTGGTTGCGCTGCTCTTGATAATCTGCACCACTTCATCAATGTTCTGAGTAGCGATGCGCAGACCTTCGATAATGTGGAGACGGGCTTCAGCCTTCTTCAAGTCGAACTGGGTGGAGCGGGTGATCACATCAAGACGATGGTCAATATAAATCTGGATTAAGTCCTTCAGGGTCAGAACCTTGGGCAGGTTGTTCACCAGGGCCAGGTTGTAAATGCTGAAGGTAGTCTGCAGCTGGGTATTCTTGAACAAGTTGTTCTGAACCACTTCTGCAACGGCATCCTTACGGAGTTCGATAACGACGCGGATACCTTCCTTGTTGGATTCATCGCGGATGTCGGTAATGCCGTCGACGCGCTTGTCCTTAACAAGTTCTGCAATCTTCTTACAGAGTTCAGCCTTGTTCACCATGTACGGAATTTCCGTCACGATGATGCGGGGCTTGCCGCGGCTGTCGGTTTCAATTTCTGTGCGGGCACGGAGGCGGACCTTGCCGTGGCCAGTGAGGTATGCATCACGGATACCTGCGCGACCGCAGATGATGCCACCCAGAGGGAAGTCCGGACCGCTGACATAGTTCAGCAGTTCTTCGCCCGTAATGTCGGGATTTACAGCCTGAGCATGAATAGCGTTTGCAATTTCACGGAGGTTATGGGGTGCCATGGAGGTGGCCATACCCACAGCAATACCGGTAGTACCGTTCACCAGCATGTTGGGAATGGCAGAAGGCAGGACCTTCGGCTCTTCCAAGGATTCATCGAAGTTGGGACCCATGTCTACGGTATCTTTTTCAAGATCTTCCAGCATGAGAACACCCAGGTTGTTCATCTTGGCTTCGGTATAACGCATTGCAGCGGCGCCGTCACCATCGATAGAACCGAAGTTACCCTGACCGAAAACCAGCGGATAGCGCAGGGAGAAGTCCTGAGCCATACGGACCAGAGTTTCGTATACAGCGGAGTCGCCATGGGGGTGGTACTTACCGATCACGTCACCCACGATACGGGCAGACTTCACGGTGGGCTTATTGGGAAGCACACCCAGCTTATGCATACTGTACATGACGCGGCGATGCACCGGTTTAAAGCCGTCACGGGCATCGGGCAGAGCACGAGCCACAATCACGCTCATGGAGTAGCGGAGGTAGCAGTCCTGCATGTCCTGTTCAATCAAGGACTTGAACTGAGTACCTGGAAGCATTTCTTCAGACATTCACTTTTCCTCAAATTAGTGATTAGTGGTTAGTGGTTAGTGGTTAGGAAAGCACTCCTAAACTTGGCCACCCTCCGCTAATTTTTCATTTATCATCTCATCTATTAATTTCAAACTTTCGTAGGCGGTCTGGTTGATGCGGTGGGGCGTAATAGTCGCATAGCCCTGGTTCAACAGATAGTCATCACTATCCACAGGGGATTCATTCCACAACTTGTCGCCATCCAGCAGCCACAGCTTGTCGCCAGAGCCATCTTCTGCGTCTACCAGACTATAATGGTCCGTAAACATTTCGCGGGCCATGACCGCAGCCTTGAAGCCCTTGAAGTCCGCAGGCTTTACCTTGGGGAAGTTCACATTCCAGAAAGTACCGGGCGCAATACCTTCAAAAAGGCGTTCCTTGACCACACGAACTGCAAATTCAACAGCAGTTTCCAGCAGGTCTCCCCCACAACCGCGGAGGGAAAGTGCAACGCCGGGAACACCCCACAGGGCGGCTTCGCGGGCACCGGCAACCGTACCGGAATACAAGGACGAGACGCCGGAATTTTCGCCAACGTTCACACCAGAGAAACAGACGTCGAATTCACCTGCGGCAGAACTTACACCCGGGCAACCCTCCGGTTCCTGGGAAAGCCCGAATTTTGCGAAGTGACCAAGGGCAAACTTGGCGCAATCTGCAGGTGTGCCAGACACGGAATAGAATTCATAAGGCCAGGCTTTTGTACCGTCGGTTGCTACGGGAGCGGTTTCATCCACGGGCACCTGTTTAACGCGCAAACCTCTGCGCACGGTAAAGGCCTGACTGACCCCGCTCTGCTCCGTTTCGGGGGCAAAAACGAACACATCAGCCACCTTGGACAAGGCAGCCGCAAGAGCGCGCAGATTGCCGCTCTTAAACCCATCGTCGTTTACGATGAGAACACGTGTTCTAGGGGTATTTTGCATGCTCTATAAAAAATAGAAATTTCTTACAAAGCGGGCTGTAAAAACCTGACATTTTAAAGCAAAAAGCGTCCCTTTTGAGGGCGTTTTAGGGGTATTTTTTTGGGGAAAACTAGAATGCAAACTACGGTCTAAAATTTTTGACTTGAACACCTTTGAATTCAAAACTTTCTTTGCCTGCATAAACGACCGTTTTTTCGCCACACATTTCGGGATATTCCTTTTCAAAGACACCAAAGTTTTTGACGAATTCCGAATTGAAAGTTTCCGAAGACTTTATTTCAAAAGGAGTCAGGATCCTTCCAGTTTCTTCAACAAGGTCAATTTCCTTGCCGTCACTGGTTCTATAATACCAGAAATTTTTCTGCTCCGCGCAATTAAACGAACGCTTCATTCTTTCAAGAATCACAAGGTTTTCAAAAAGATTGCCACGCAAAGGATCGCGGTTTAATTGTGATTCTTCGGCAATTCCTAGCAAGGCACATGCAAGCCCAGTATCGTAGAAATAGAACTTGGGCGATTTTATCAAGCGTTTAGTCCTATTCATGTACCACGGATTTAATGTAAAGCCGATAAACGAAGCCTCAAGAATCGACAACCATTCCTTCGCTGTCCTAACGTTGATTCCGCAATCGTTAGAAAGGGAAGTGTAATCCAATATGGAGCCGATTCGTCCAGCGCAAAGAACAAGGAATCTATGAAAAAGAGCCGCATCCTTTATATTGACAATTTGGCGAACATCCCGCTCAACATAGGTTGAAATGTAATTCTGGTAAAAGAAGAACCTGTCTGGACGTTCCGTTATATAGCGGGGGTACCCTCCCGAAAGAATTAGACTGTCGATGGAATCATTTGCGTTCAGTTCCTTGATTTCGTCCAGGGAAAAAGGCAGCAGTTTAAGCATGGCGACACGACCGGCAAGAGTCTGAGTCACAGCTTGCTGTAATGCAAAATTATTACTGCCCGTGACAATGAACAAACCCTTTTGATTTGATTCATCGACAATCTGCTGCATATAGGATAGCAAATGGGGAACATTTTGAATTTCATCAAGAATGGCCCCATTGGGGATACTTTTGAAGAACCCCCGGGGATCCTGCAAAGCTCTTTCCCTGGTGTCAGGATTTTCTAGAGAAATGTAGGGTTTGTCGGCGAAAGTGTCGCGACAAAGAGTAGTTTTTCCGGATTGCCTGGGACCATGAACCAGAACGACCGGGTATTGCGAAGCAGACTTTAACAGGAAGTCTTTGATTTGGCGCCTAATCATGCCCTAAATATAAGTTTTGTAAAAATGGTAGTCAAGTACACGTTTTGCAAAACTCTGCCAGGCGTAAACGTGCGCTTAGCAAATAAGTTGTAATTTTTAAGCCCGTTGGCCTACTGTATTATTACTGCACAAATGTAACTTATAACCTGCCCTGTCGGTTCGTTTCACAAGCATTTTTACAGTAATTTCGCAGCTTAGGCGCCACGCAAGCAATTATCTAGCAGAGCTTTAAATTAAACTTTTTTTAAGATTAGACTATCAGACTAGTAGTCCTTCGTGCAGCGGACGGGTTGATAACCATATCGTTCTAGACCTGAATCATACAGAGTATAAGCATCCGTATCACTCGTCAAAACGGTCCTTCCCATATCATCTCGTTTTTTACTCAAAGCCGGAAGCCAAGCTCTTGCAAATTCTCCATACCCATAAAATTTTCCCTGAAAAGAATATCCTACCGGAAGAAGCGAGAAACCATAATAATCCTGTCCATTCCAAACAGCTCTCGAATTAACCATGGCTCCGCCCCCCAAAAAACGCCACTCATTTTCTTCCATGATATGCCACCCCTTCGGGCATATTCCCTGAATGTGTTGATCAATGTATTTGCCATTGTCAAAATATGTCGTATCGAGTTTTTCGACGGCTACTGTGTCATATTTTTTAGGAATATTCATGGCCTCGCTCCATGTATAGAGACCACCGAATCCATTGTCGCAATACCATTCATCATCATTATAGCAGACCTTTTCCACAATCGAGTCGCTAAATTCAGTTGCATTAGCCAATATCTGTTTTCCCAAATTCAGATTTTCGGCAAAAAAAGTGTACTGTTCGTCGACGCCATCACCAGCACCATCAAAATGCTTTTTAATAGTAACAATCTTATATTCCTGACCATCGCGTTCATCGACAAATGTTTCATAATCAATTTTTGATGCAAACTGTTTTTCCATATTGGGGTGTGGGACATAGGGTTTTACAGTATCTTGTCCACCAACGGAGTCTCTAAGCCAAAAATCATATTTACAAGTAAAATATTGAGTGTATACGCCACTCATCACTATAGCCGTATCACCATTACAACAGTTTGCAGCCAGATCAGCACTACCATCTTCATTTCGACCATTAAAAGGGCACCCTTCAGAGGAACTCGACTCAACCACCGACGAGCTACTATTCTTGCCGCTTTCAAAGCTGGAGTTCATTTGTTCACTACTCGAACTAGCTGATTCGTTACCCTTAGAGTTGCTAGACGAAACCGAACTGCCACCGGAAGACGCCTTTTCACTACTAGAGATTGCTTCGTCGCCACTGGAAGACGATACTTCCGCTACCGGGTCCGGTCCGGCACCGCTGGAACTGTCATCACAGGCCACAAGGCCCAAAGCAAGCGCAAACGCAACACTTGTCAAGAAATTCTTTTTCATTTCCATTTCCTTGCAAAAATTTCAGGTACCCTTCGAGAACAGCCTCTATTTTTATGCAGATTTGTCCGAGCGGATCTTCGTGAGCCGCAAGCGATTCATCTTTATGAGTCGTGGCGGCGAGAGCGAGAGCCGTCACAGGTTCTTGTTATGCAGAATAGCTCGAGCGGATCTTAAACGCCATGATGGCGAATGCTCCGGCCACGTTCATGCTGGCCTTGCGGCCTGCCATGGGAATGGTCACCTTCATGGTGGTGGCGGCCATGATTTCGGGAGCGATACCCAGTTCTTCGTTACCCAAGATAATCAGGCCCTTTTCCGGCCACGTTACTTTGTTTATATCAGGAATGTTTTCGCCGGTTTCAAGGGCGATAATCTCGTAGCCGTTTTCTTTGTGCCAGTTGATGCAGTCAAAAGGATCTTCCCAGCGCTTGATGGGAATCCATTCCTGGCAGCCGCGGGCGGCACTTTTCACGGTCACATGATCGGGACTGCAACTATATCCGCTGAGGTGTACGCCTTCCAGGCCGAAGCAGTCGGTGCTTCGAATGATGGAACCCACGTTAAAGGCACTGCGAAGGTTATGAACCAACACAGCAAACTGAATAGGTTTTTCCGCGGCTTCCTGACGGTCACCCGGTTCCTGTTCCAGATAGACGTCACGTTCAAAGCCAAGGCCTGCGCGGGTACGGAAGGTCTTGTACAGGTCAATCATCTGAGCCTGGTTCTTCCCTACCAAAGTTTCTTCTGCAGGAAGCTTCATCCATTCCGCATAGGTCTCGAATTCACGACGAGCGCGGGGAACGTCATCCCCCAGCTGGAGGATGATGACGCGGAGAAGTTCCGCCATACGCTTATTCTTGGAGGAATCCTTTGTGGCGAGAAATTTCTTTTCAGAGAACATATTTTGCTGGATCCTTCACTTCG includes:
- a CDS encoding FISUMP domain-containing protein — its product is MKKNFLTSVAFALALGLVACDDSSSGAGPDPVAEVSSSSGDEAISSSEKASSGGSSVSSSNSKGNESASSSSEQMNSSFESGKNSSSSVVESSSSEGCPFNGRNEDGSADLAANCCNGDTAIVMSGVYTQYFTCKYDFWLRDSVGGQDTVKPYVPHPNMEKQFASKIDYETFVDERDGQEYKIVTIKKHFDGAGDGVDEQYTFFAENLNLGKQILANATEFSDSIVEKVCYNDDEWYCDNGFGGLYTWSEAMNIPKKYDTVAVEKLDTTYFDNGKYIDQHIQGICPKGWHIMEENEWRFLGGGAMVNSRAVWNGQDYYGFSLLPVGYSFQGKFYGYGEFARAWLPALSKKRDDMGRTVLTSDTDAYTLYDSGLERYGYQPVRCTKDY
- a CDS encoding TrmH family RNA methyltransferase; translation: MFSEKKFLATKDSSKNKRMAELLRVIILQLGDDVPRARREFETYAEWMKLPAEETLVGKNQAQMIDLYKTFRTRAGLGFERDVYLEQEPGDRQEAAEKPIQFAVLVHNLRSAFNVGSIIRSTDCFGLEGVHLSGYSCSPDHVTVKSAARGCQEWIPIKRWEDPFDCINWHKENGYEIIALETGENIPDINKVTWPEKGLIILGNEELGIAPEIMAATTMKVTIPMAGRKASMNVAGAFAIMAFKIRSSYSA
- a CDS encoding ATP-binding protein is translated as MIRRQIKDFLLKSASQYPVVLVHGPRQSGKTTLCRDTFADKPYISLENPDTRERALQDPRGFFKSIPNGAILDEIQNVPHLLSYMQQIVDESNQKGLFIVTGSNNFALQQAVTQTLAGRVAMLKLLPFSLDEIKELNANDSIDSLILSGGYPRYITERPDRFFFYQNYISTYVERDVRQIVNIKDAALFHRFLVLCAGRIGSILDYTSLSNDCGINVRTAKEWLSILEASFIGFTLNPWYMNRTKRLIKSPKFYFYDTGLACALLGIAEESQLNRDPLRGNLFENLVILERMKRSFNCAEQKNFWYYRTSDGKEIDLVEETGRILTPFEIKSSETFNSEFVKNFGVFEKEYPEMCGEKTVVYAGKESFEFKGVQVKNFRP
- the gyrA gene encoding DNA gyrase subunit A → MSEEMLPGTQFKSLIEQDMQDCYLRYSMSVIVARALPDARDGFKPVHRRVMYSMHKLGVLPNKPTVKSARIVGDVIGKYHPHGDSAVYETLVRMAQDFSLRYPLVFGQGNFGSIDGDGAAAMRYTEAKMNNLGVLMLEDLEKDTVDMGPNFDESLEEPKVLPSAIPNMLVNGTTGIAVGMATSMAPHNLREIANAIHAQAVNPDITGEELLNYVSGPDFPLGGIICGRAGIRDAYLTGHGKVRLRARTEIETDSRGKPRIIVTEIPYMVNKAELCKKIAELVKDKRVDGITDIRDESNKEGIRVVIELRKDAVAEVVQNNLFKNTQLQTTFSIYNLALVNNLPKVLTLKDLIQIYIDHRLDVITRSTQFDLKKAEARLHIIEGLRIATQNIDEVVQIIKSSATTEAAKKSLQDRFNLDEIQSQAIVDMRLAQLTGLNLEKLENEYNELIALVADLKDILEKRERRIAIMLEKLDAVVAKFGDERRTSIEDAVDDYDYEDLIAEEEQVITLSKEGYIKRLPIDTFKAQSRGGKGVVGTGLKDDDDVDQIFTASTHSYLLVFTNKGRAYWTKVYRLPEGNRNSKGRPIINFIGLTEGEKVQAIVPVRKFGGYFCLVFATKKGIVNKMDLTLFSRPRKAGVNAISLDEDDELVKVQLVGMSAEEFNASQEGDDNDESVESQTAENQAAPESEDGDDTAAQPIAKDLLMLATKNGQAVTFPISCMRSMGRGTHGVKGITLAEGDEVISLIWLKEGNKIVTITEKGFGKRSQPSSYRVTKRGSKGVRNLSADGMEKTGSAVFVESVADDYDLIITSKEGQVIRIEADSIRLTNRSAIGVKCIRLNDGDTVQDATALPSVEDIEHDSAEAKETFDHVEGVEVDDDSVVKDDSPEQQIGAPSED
- the surE gene encoding 5'/3'-nucleotidase SurE; protein product: MQNTPRTRVLIVNDDGFKSGNLRALAAALSKVADVFVFAPETEQSGVSQAFTVRRGLRVKQVPVDETAPVATDGTKAWPYEFYSVSGTPADCAKFALGHFAKFGLSQEPEGCPGVSSAAGEFDVCFSGVNVGENSGVSSLYSGTVAGAREAALWGVPGVALSLRGCGGDLLETAVEFAVRVVKERLFEGIAPGTFWNVNFPKVKPADFKGFKAAVMAREMFTDHYSLVDAEDGSGDKLWLLDGDKLWNESPVDSDDYLLNQGYATITPHRINQTAYESLKLIDEMINEKLAEGGQV